Below is a window of Candidozyma auris chromosome 3, complete sequence DNA.
GGACATCAACGTGTATATCACAAGGTGATTGCATACTTCTCTTGGCTGATGCCGAAGATTATGAGACAGCGGCGAATGTTGGTGATTATGAGAGACTCCTCTTAAAACTCAAAACTACTGCCAGAACGGAATTGTGTTTGCTCCATCCTGAGCCATCTGTGTTCCCAGGGTCAACAAGCATTTGGCTTAAAAACAGAATATGGGTTCAGGGTCATCATCATATCCACATGGAGGTCATTAAGCAACATAACGAGAAGCCTGctaagaagaagcagaataTGCTTACTGACTTGGCCGTCAAACTCAGTACCAAGGCGAACCCTAACATAAAGATGAAGTTTGAGAACGTGAAATCTAGGGCCATGAACTCTTTGATCAAACTCAATAACCGTGTCAATAAAGCTGACGATGTCCCAGTGTTATACAAGAACGACTTCATGAGATTGGCGAGGATTTTGTCAAATGAAGCTGTTGGCTTGGTACTTGGTGGCGGAGGTTCGAGGGGTATTTCCCATGTAGGCGTTGTGACTGCCCTTGAGAAGCACGGTATTCCAGTAGACTTGATCGGAGGTACATCCATTGGGTCTTTTGTCGGTGGCTTGTATGCGAAAGAGAATAATATCGTGTCAATCTACGGTATGACGAAaaaattctcaagaagaattggaGCAGTGTGGAGGATGCTCTTCGATTTAACGTATCCAGTGACATCGTACATCACAGGTCATGAGTTCAACCGAGGTATTTGGAAGGTTTTTGGTGTACATGAGATTGAGGATTTTTGGATTCGTTACTTCTGTAATTCAAcgaacatcaccaactctACAATGGAAATCCACGAAAGAGGTTATGCCTGGCGTTTCATAAGAGCTTCGATGTCATTAGCTGGTCTTCTACCGCCTATTACCTACAACGGGCTGATGCTTTTAGACGGTGGGTACCTTGATAATCTTCCAGTAATGGAGATGAAAGTGAGAGGTGCAAAGCACATTGTGGCTGTGGATGTTGGTTCTGTGGATGACAGAACTCCAATGAATTATGGAGATACACTTTCGGGGTTCTGGGTTCTCTTCAATCGCTGGAATCCATTTTCCAAGCACCCTGATGTACCTAACATGATGGACATCCAATTGCGCTTGGCGTATGTTGCTAGTGTGAATGCTCTCGAGGCAGCTAAGAAAATGCCTGGAATCATGTATCTCAGACCCCCAATCGACGACTATGCGACACTAGACTTCATGAAGTTTGACGAGATCTACAATGTGGGATTGGCGTATGCTGATGAAATCATCGGCAAGTGGGCAAGAGAAGGCAAATTGCCCAAATTTGCAGGTGTTTCAAACTTGAAACTGAAAGAGGGCCATCCTTCAAAGAGTATGTTCAGAAGAAACTCTATTTAAATTGCATGTATAGTATAATCCACACTATACCCCAGATAATCATTGCGATGCGCATCGCAAGTTATCAATATGTAGATGCTACTACTAAGGAACATAGCGAAAGCTCGAATATTTGCAAGGCTAATTCATCATGATAGAGCAGAGCAGCTAGAGACTGTGAAGGCTCTAGCCGATAATTCCCGAAGAATGATACTTGTGCCCAAAGTGGAAGCAAACTTTAATCATCTTATACAGAAACTTCATCGACAGCCTCACGAGCTGGAGTATTCTCCGCAGCAACGGGCAATTTGGGACGTTATAAGAGCAAAGAATAACTTACTTCTTCGCGGAACTGCTCAACTGCGTAAGACTCTAGCAATTGCCGCATTGTCTGTGAATAGAGCGCTCACACATGCACCGCTTAAGCTGAGAAGGTTTCTAGATACCTTAATTGTTGTTCCCACAGACTTGCTCGTTGAAAAATATCGATTGTATATAAGCAGTCTCATCGAGGATCTACCGAAAGAATGTTGTCCTTCGAGAGAAACCGCAGAGTCAGAGATTGGGTATGAGCCGTTCAAGGCTCGATTCGTGGACAGCGAAGGCAACACTTCTGAGACATTTACAGGGGAGATTGAGTTTCCTCAAGTCCTCGTTCTGACACCTTCTGGACTAGAACAGGCTCTCACTACTACTCCGAAtattttcttctcgttgCGTCTCCTTGCATTGGAcgattttgatttcatggTGAGCAGTACTGGTGGTGGAGAGGATAACAAACATTTCATGCAAAAGGGTGAGAAGGGTAGAATTCGCTCTAAGCTTATCGAATGTGTAAAGCAAGTGTCGATCAAGCATTTGGCTGCGTATAAAGAAAAGCTAACGCAAAGGCTCCACCAAGTTGAAAGTGAATCGAGTGCCGATTATGCCTTCTCGGCATCCGAACATGTAATGGCACTACCGATCGACGATGTCTCAAAAGGAGTTGACGATAAGCTTGTGAAGCGACTTATCTCAGTGAAGCGGAACTTGCCATATTTACCTCCGCAGTTCTGTATCGTCTCTGAAGCAGTGTCGCCATTTAACACGAATTTCGATGGGTACAAAAAAACACTTACACTGATGTATAAGATTGTTGACTTTTATCGAAAAGAGAAGTGCATTCACTACAGGGACAGGAAGCTTATTGATGTGGAAGAACTCGATTTAAGTacccaaaaaaattggcTCGATTCTTTTGTGGGGCTCCCTCCAACTGTTTACCTTGGCTGTGCTCAAAGTAAAGCCGGTTATaagaagacgaagatcAAAGCTCTAGAGCTGGAGTATGTTGCCGGTCTTTCGAGTACCAtaacaaaaagcaaagagCTTCGGAAGTATTGTCTGAACGACAatcagaagaagttcttgacGCAAAGAGTGGTACAAGAGGACGTTAGAGACAAGACAGGTTTTCATGTTTTACTCCAAAAAGTATTGCACAAATTTTATCTTACCAATACTAGCAAAATGCCGTTCTTGATTGTTGTGCCCCCATACGTTGACCTTAAATGTATTCCAGCTTCCGATGGTCAAGAACTTCAGATGCAAACTTTTGATGATTTAAACGAACGCTCAATTGATGCCCTTGAAGCACATTTTAGGACTACCAAAACACATCTTTGCATACATCCCCATCACCTACTTGGCCAGACTTATCACGGCGTCCAAAATATGTTGATTGTTGGATTGGACTCTTTAATAGCTGCCACAGCGTTTGAAAGAAACGTAACGAGGTCCCACCTTTTGGGATTGTTGAATCCAAACTTGGATCTTTTTGGCTTTTACTTCGCAAAGCTCATAGACTCGAGatctgcttctgcttcatctAATTTAGTGTTGTTACGAGATGATGTTGTCCGCAAGAAAGATGCAGAAGCAACGAGATCGCTTGAAGCTGACTATAATAAGTTTGAGCAAATCCTTCTTTCCAACGATATATGTCTGTTGGCAAAAGTGAGACAATTATAATCTAATGAAATCCATTATCCTATGTATATATTTAACACCGTTAAAGTGACCTTAGCCACGGTTTCTATGTTCATTTACAGTCATGAGCGTTTTGTAGAAATCTTCGACTATCCTGTTGGACCGAATCCTTTCACTTCTAAAATTGACAACTTGGAGTGAATCTCGAGAGACAGCTCTAGAAAGAGCAACATATGCTTGCCCATACTCGAATATACGACCCAAATTGACCTTCACATGTGATAGAGTGAGACCCTGAGACTTGTGGATTGATAAAGCCCATGCTAGCATTAATGGAAGCTGCAAACGAGACACCAAGACTTCATCGTTCTCATTTACATGCTCCCACCTCTCGGGTTCCATAAGCACATCTCTGGTTGTAACATTGTCGGGATTTGTGAACCTTACCAAAGGATACTTGGCTTTCCTCGACAGCTTCTCAAGTCTTTCCAATAGCCTTATCTTGCGACGGCGATTTTCCTCAAACGGGTcaagtctttctttgctctcCTCTGTCGGCTTATCTTCAACATCGTAATTATCATCAtaaaagaaatcaaagacGTTGTCAAGCATGGATTCCTTTTTGACATaattttgttcttctccCTTCACTGGCAGCAGTGAGGACActtcaattttctttttgagaagctttgcTTTGTATTCTTGGTAATCCAAATCTGGGTGCTGCTCCATCATCTCGCGACCCATGTACACATCTCGGTCGACAAATTCGATAACTTTTCCTATTGAGCCGTTCACGAGACCATCTtcaaagttcttcaagcacATAACTTGGGCGCCTTTCTTGAGATGTAAGCGTGGAGGTGCCAAAAAGTTGGACAAAATTGCTGACTTCACcgttgatgaaagagtCCCACTATCAATGGCTTCATATAAATATGTCTCCCCCTCTAGACGGGCGAGTTGAAGGTTATTGGCTCTATCAACCTCACTTCTAGTCGCATATAATTCTGCTGGTACAATTCCTGCTGGACAAGATAGAGGTCTGGATAAACGCAAAAATTCCCTCTCAGATTCCGCAGTGACGAGTCCATTTCTCATATCATTAAGCATCTCGATAAATTTCTCGTCACCTTTCTGACGAAACACCTCTTCTAGAATAATTGAGGATTTAATGCACTCATTCCAAGCATCGGATTCAAACGCAAACATCGCATCGTCTTTGTGTGCTGTACCATCAGCGTTATACTGGGTCTTACTGACCGGCGGGAGCTGGAAAAAGTCACCAGATAACACTAACTGAATACCACCGAAAGGAACATCCTTCTTCCTGCGAAGATTTCGAGCTATCTTGTCTAGTTTGTCCAAGAGGCGACCGTCGATCATCGATATTTCATCTATAATTAAAACTCTAATATTCTTCCATCGCTGTAACGCTGCACGATTGCGTTTCACTTGTTTTAATAGGGTATTTATGTCGCTGTTGCCCAAACCAATGCCTGAGAAGCTATGAACGGTTGTGCCGCCGACATGATGAGCGGCTAACCCTGTGGAGGCAGTGATGGCGATCTTGTCTGGCGAATATTTGGATTTTAGCTCTTTGATGATCTTTTTGAGTAACACAGACTTACCGGTACCTGCAGACCCTGTGAAAAATAGAGATTCACCTTTGAGTACTAAATCCATAACATACTTCTGCTCTCGCGATAAGATGAAGGGAACGACCTTCTTCGCTCTTGTAGCAATTTGGGCCTGGGAGCGAGGATCTTGCTCCCATGCTATGTGCATCGGCTTTTGTGTAGCTAGCTGTATGGTGGGATTCGATAGTGGCACTTTTCGAAGACCGCTGTGTGTATTGGAATTGTGGTTTATTG
It encodes the following:
- the PIF1 gene encoding DNA helicase PIF1; the protein is MSGSQAATTSSVENNPWRGLVPTQDTLNILQGVDLTSFDESQQSHQEHGSFSDDPFDSQDLVGLCTHSDAPPNVSVKTGTNGLQDRLPSSPLFVRAESSPQGSQNALQKSSTIQSEPKSKCSSPLRPTSPQVKVEMSSRLTSLQGSPQKKRPRIESARTFSTAAGQESTAESPQNPINHNSNTHSGLRKVPLSNPTIQLATQKPMHIAWEQDPRSQAQIATRAKKVVPFILSREQKYVMDLVLKGESLFFTGSAGTGKSVLLKKIIKELKSKYSPDKIAITASTGLAAHHVGGTTVHSFSGIGLGNSDINTLLKQVKRNRAALQRWKNIRVLIIDEISMIDGRLLDKLDKIARNLRRKKDVPFGGIQLVLSGDFFQLPPVSKTQYNADGTAHKDDAMFAFESDAWNECIKSSIILEEVFRQKGDEKFIEMLNDMRNGLVTAESEREFLRLSRPLSCPAGIVPAELYATRSEVDRANNLQLARLEGETYLYEAIDSGTLSSTVKSAILSNFLAPPRLHLKKGAQVMCLKNFEDGLVNGSIGKVIEFVDRDVYMGREMMEQHPDLDYQEYKAKLLKKKIEVSSSSPVKGEEQNYVKKESMLDNVFDFFYDDNYDVEDKPTEESKERLDPFEENRRRKIRLLERLEKSSRKAKYPLVRFTNPDNVTTRDVLMEPERWEHVNENDEVLVSRLQLPLMLAWALSIHKSQGLTLSHVKVNLGRIFEYGQAYVALSRAVSRDSLQVVNFRSERIRSNRIVEDFYKTLMTVNEHRNRG